A single region of the Sorghum bicolor cultivar BTx623 chromosome 9, Sorghum_bicolor_NCBIv3, whole genome shotgun sequence genome encodes:
- the LOC8072711 gene encoding uncharacterized protein LOC8072711 encodes MASSSSSSSRFDDPAAVRRPPQRERKPPYMLLLPLVYAPVLPLIRIGLRHNPVVRDRLFYGVLAGAFAHGAYLISELYDVESK; translated from the exons AtggcgtcctcctcctcctcctcctcgcggtTCGA CGATCCGGCGGCGGTGAGGCGGCCCCCGCAGCGCGAGCGGAAGCCGCCGTATATGTTGCTGCTCCCGCTCGTCTACGCCCCCGTGCTCCCTCTCA TCAGGATCGGGCTGCGGCACAACCCCGTGGTGAGGGACCGCCTCTTCTACGGCGTCCTCGCCGGCGCATTCGCCCACGGCGCCTACCTCAT ATCGGAATTGTATGACGTGGAGAGCAAATGA